The following is a genomic window from Rhodospirillales bacterium RIFCSPLOWO2_02_FULL_58_16.
TATCATCAGATCGAAGCGGGCGTAGTGGAAAATCTTGATGATCGAGGGATCGACAAACACCGCCCTCAGGTTGGGGGCGTCGTATTCGCCTCGGGCAAACTGCACCATGTGGCAGACGCCGTCGCCCGCCGATATCTGCACAAGACACAACCGATCACGATGGGGATTGAGGCCCATGGTCTCGGTATCAACGGCGATGCAATCGCCAAGATCAAGGCCGTCGGGAAGATCGCCTCGATAAAGCTTGATCGATCTTGCTTCAGTTTTCACCGGAAACGTCCTCGAAAACAATTATTAAAATGGTGCCCAGGAGAAGACTCGAACTTCCACAAGGTTTCCCTCACAGACACCTGAAGCCTGCGCGTCTACCAATTCCGCCACCTGGGCGCCGAGGAAATATTGCCACGGCCTAACGTTTCACCGCTGTCGTTACCGCTCCGCAGTCGGGATGTCAACAAGGTTGGAACTTGCGCGGCATCCTATTACAATTATCCCGTCAACAACGGAGCATATCATGAGCAGTCATAAGGTGACGGTTTTCGGCGGGTCGGGGTTTCTCGGCCGGCATCTGGTTCAGCGCCTTGCCGCCGACGGCCATGCCGTCCGCGTCGCGGTTCGCAACATTGAGGCCGCCCGCTTTCTGAAACCGCTGGGCGACCCCGGTCAGATCGTGATCACGGCGGCTGACATCAACAATGAACCAAGCGTCGCCGCCGCCGTTGCGGGGGCGCAAGCGGTAGTCAATCTGGTCGGCATCCTTTGGCAACGGGGGGGAAAGACCTTCAATCGCGTTCATGTGGAAGGCGCCGCCGCCGTCGCCCGCGCCGCCCATGCCGCCGGCGCGCAACGTCTGGTCCATGTTTCGGCCATCGGCGCCGACGAAGAGTCGGCGTCGGAATACGCCAGAACCAAAGCGACGGGAGAAAAAGCGGTCATTGAGGCCTTTCCCGGCGCCTCCATCGTCCGCCCCAGCGTCGTCTTCGGCCATGAGGATAATTTTTTTAATCTCTTCGCCGGCATGGCCATGATTTCCCCGGTGCTTCCCGTCTTCGGCAACGCCAAATTCCAGCCCGTCTATGTCGGCGATGTCGCCGAGGCCATCACCAAAATCCTGGCCGACCCCGCGACCGGCGGCAAGACCTATGAATTGGGCGGCCCCACCGTCTATACTTACAGGGAAATCATGGAGCTGTTGCTGAAGCAGATCGCCCGGCGGCGTCTTCTGGTCCCGGCGCCTCTCGCCCTGGCAATGGTCAATGCCTGGTTTCTGGAAAAAATGCCGACGCCCCTGCTGACCAGGGATCAGGTAAGACTGCTGGCCAAGGATAATGTCGTGGGAAAGAAGGCGCTTTCCTTCAAGGCGCTGGGAATGACCCCGACCTCGGCGGAGGCGATCCTGCCCCTTTACCTCCACCACTACCGCCCGCAGGCCGAACAATGCCTGCGAACGGCTTAGATCGCGTCAGCGCCGCTTCCCGGATTCTTGGCGGATTCACAGATAATTTCGCCGTACTCGCGGAGGAAAACCGACCCGCGCACCGTGCGCTGGATAAAGACGCTGCGGCGGTCCTCGTCGTCGATCTTGCGGCGCAAAAGCTGTAACTCGCCCAAGCGGTCAACAGCCCTGGTAATCGCCGGCTTGGATATTTTCAGCGTCTCGGCAAGGCCGCGAACCGTATGGGGCGGCAAGGTCAGGTAAACGGTAAGAAGCACCCCCATCTGCCGCGCCGAAAGGTCGGGAGCGTCACGCCTGATGCCGGTGACGATGGTGCGCCGCCAAAGATCAAGAGCCTGAATTTCGTTCAGTTCCACGGTCATAGCGCTTTCGTAAAGCCGTCGCCTCGCGGTTCATTCCGCATCCGCAACCTTTATCCGATTGCGCCGGACATTAGCAACCGAAAAAAACCACTTTGAAAAGAATGGCGCACCCGGCGTGAGTTAAGGCCAAGACTCATCCGCCATGGCGACGCCAGAATTCGGCGGGAGTGATGATCGGATAGCTTTCCGCCAAGGCCAACAAATCCTGATCGCCGGTGACAAGATAATCGGCGCGGCCGGCAAGCAAGGTGCCGAGCACGGGGATATCAGCCGCATCGGCCACGATATCGTCGGCGAGGGGAACCGGCTCAATCAGATCAACGCTGAAAGCGAGGGTGTCGATCAGATCGGCGAAGTCAGCCTCCCGCCAATTCAGCCGATGATTGAGGCGCGGCAACACGCGCCTCAACTCGTCCAGGATGAACCGCGACAACGCCACATCAATAGCGCCTTGACGCCACGCCGCCACGATACGCCCGGGGATACTATTCGGATAGGCCAATCCTGAAACCATGACGTTGGTATCCAGAACAACCCGCAGAGTCGGCAAGAGTCAGCCTTTTTGCGGCGGGCGGCGGACGGCGCGCGATGCGGCCCGTTCCTCGGCGGCCACCCGCTCAATTTCCTTTACCCCGTCTTCCATCGGCACGACGGAATAGGAATCAGACAGGCGCGCCGCCAGGGCGTCAAACCGCTCCCGCATCCGGCGGATGCGGTCAAACAGGCATGCATCGATCAGGGCGGCAACGGGGCGACCATCCTTGTTTATGACAATAGAGTCATGGCGATACTGCACCTGATTGATCATTTCGCCCAAATTTTGGCGGAAGGCGACCGCGCTGGTTTCGGTGATCATAAAAACTCCATACAAATCATAATGACCATAAGGATCATTATGACCATGCTGGCGAACTTGTCAATCAATTCGGACGATAATACC
Proteins encoded in this region:
- a CDS encoding 3-beta hydroxysteroid dehydrogenase, which encodes MSSHKVTVFGGSGFLGRHLVQRLAADGHAVRVAVRNIEAARFLKPLGDPGQIVITAADINNEPSVAAAVAGAQAVVNLVGILWQRGGKTFNRVHVEGAAAVARAAHAAGAQRLVHVSAIGADEESASEYARTKATGEKAVIEAFPGASIVRPSVVFGHEDNFFNLFAGMAMISPVLPVFGNAKFQPVYVGDVAEAITKILADPATGGKTYELGGPTVYTYREIMELLLKQIARRRLLVPAPLALAMVNAWFLEKMPTPLLTRDQVRLLAKDNVVGKKALSFKALGMTPTSAEAILPLYLHHYRPQAEQCLRTA
- a CDS encoding MarR family transcriptional regulator, which translates into the protein MTVELNEIQALDLWRRTIVTGIRRDAPDLSARQMGVLLTVYLTLPPHTVRGLAETLKISKPAITRAVDRLGELQLLRRKIDDEDRRSVFIQRTVRGSVFLREYGEIICESAKNPGSGADAI
- a CDS encoding putative toxin-antitoxin system toxin component, PIN family, which produces MVSGLAYPNSIPGRIVAAWRQGAIDVALSRFILDELRRVLPRLNHRLNWREADFADLIDTLAFSVDLIEPVPLADDIVADAADIPVLGTLLAGRADYLVTGDQDLLALAESYPIITPAEFWRRHGG
- a CDS encoding prevent-host-death protein; its protein translation is MITETSAVAFRQNLGEMINQVQYRHDSIVINKDGRPVAALIDACLFDRIRRMRERFDALAARLSDSYSVVPMEDGVKEIERVAAEERAASRAVRRPPQKG